The proteins below are encoded in one region of Labeo rohita strain BAU-BD-2019 chromosome 15, IGBB_LRoh.1.0, whole genome shotgun sequence:
- the LOC127177219 gene encoding mastermind-like protein 2 produces MVPTSGERRFPLGQDPNSGPTGSQACANQLRQQPSSLIRMGLQQNKPQFHGTNNQSATFQSSTQHVRTSISQDSLLGQRLGDMSTNTSRMDTALNWVNSAKQSGAPTGLDVKRLPNTAMPQSDIHFPPRSICPPNQVAPHSSLLPINPAIRGSAPRANQPRIPPLPGVTCLTQSPPEQQGCPTTFGELSQSSATYQNNRPGRLTFDFLPEDDNTVPGINADSDFIDSLLKSGSGNDDWMKDINLEEILGGHS; encoded by the coding sequence ATGGTGCCAACCTCAGGTGAGAGAAGGTTTCCACTTGGACAAGACCCTAATTCAGGACCCACAGGTTCTCAAGCTTGCGCAAACCAGCTCCGACAGCAACCCAGCAGCCTGATCCGAATGGGGCTTCAGCAAAACAAGCCTCAGTTCCATGGGACAAACAACCAGAGTGCCACATTTCAATCGAGCACTCAGCATGTGAGGACAAGCATCAGTCAAGATTCCCTGCTGGGACAAAGATTGGGCGACATGAGCACCAATACCAGCCGGATGGACACTGCTTTGAACTGGGTAAACAGTGCCAAACAGAGTGGAGCTCCAACAGGACTAGATGTCAAAAGGCTCCCAAATACAGCGATGCCTCAAAGTGACATTCATTTTCCTCCGAGGTCTATTTGCCCACCTAACCAGGTGGCGCCTCATTCTAGTCTGCTACCCATAAACCCTGCAATCAGAGGCTCTGCTCCCAGAGCCAATCAGCCTAGGATACCCCCTCTACCTGGGGTGACTTGCCTGACCCAGTCGCCGCCCGAACAGCAGGGTTGTCCGACCACATTTGGAGAGCTGAGCCAAAGCTCAGCAACTTATCAGAACAACCGGCCAGGTCGATTGACCTTTGACTTCTTACCAGAGGACGATAACACGGTACCAGGGATAAATGCAGACTCGGATTTCATCGACTCCCTGCTTAAGTCAGGTTCAGGCAATGATGACTGGATGAAGGACATCAACCTGGAGGAAATTCTAGGTGGACATTcgtaa